In Lycium ferocissimum isolate CSIRO_LF1 chromosome 3, AGI_CSIRO_Lferr_CH_V1, whole genome shotgun sequence, the genomic window TGCTAGTGTCTTTCTGGTCAAACTTGGAGACCCTTGCTTTCTTTTCCTTCCTGCAGATGTCATCACATATTTTTTCCATAGAATCTTGGGGATTACATGTCAAGGAATCTCGAAGTTCGCTCCCTTTTCTCTTTGTCAAAGAATTTTTGCTGTCACACCTCTCCATACGCATTGACACGTCTGAAATATGGGCTTCTGGGTTCTTTGCTGAAACCAGGTCTTTCTTTGAATCATTTGCTGAGTTCCTGTTTGTATATTTATCCCGAATCTTTGCATCCTTCATATCTGACAAACATGCCAtacagaaaataaagaagaatacTAGGATTCCACAAGTTCAGCAAGTTCAAAATGTGACTACTAATAGATGAATACCTTCATCAGAGTGGTTGTCAAGagaaattttcttctctttgtttttatGTCTCCTCTTCTCTACAACTGAGCTATTTGGAAGGCCCAAGTGTTGATGGAAATTTTCATCAACTGAATGAGAAGTACCACTTGAGCTTCTACAATTCGGGTTCTCCTGAAAGTTTGAAGATTGCGAGCCGTCTTGTTTAGTTCCAGTTGACGAAACTTTTAATCCATATCTTGTCTTCCCACTTGAATCGATAGCTTGTACACCAATACTCGGGTTCTCTTGGCTTGTATGCCAAGCATCAACGGAAGTTGGTCCATTTGAAGCCAATATCGGATACTCCCCAGACGGACATGGATTCTCAGTTTTGCCAACATTAACTCTTTCCTTTATCGAGCTGTTACGTTCAACCAAACTTTTATGACCGACAGCATCAGAAACCTTCAGCATTTCTGGTGAATGAATTTCTTGTAAACCAGTTTCAACATCATCCTCTTCAGCTTTTATGTCCCCAAAGAATTCTCTGTATCTATCTGTAACATGTTTCTTTTTCATGTCCTCCGAACCATTTTTTGCACAATGAGCTCCATTTACTAATGCAACAGAATTTTCTAGGTTTCCCTGGATCATATGTTGGGATCCACATTTCCCCCAGAGCTTTACTTTTTCGGTCAAGCAAATCAAATCATCCGAAAGTGGGGATAATAATAGACCATCATGCAATGGATATGAGGTCATAATCTGCCGCAACACATGCACGAAAATAAACGGAGAACCCAAGGTCAAGTTGACCAAAAAAAGCAAGAGATACATAACGAAAAGGGTTAAATACGCTAAACACCCTATAATATTACTCAGTTTCGGAGACACCCGCCGTATTCACTTATACCCCCTATACTATAGAAATCCTACACTTAACACCCCTTGTGAAGTATATCCGAACCaagtatattaaaatataattatgaagAAGTAAATCATTTATCTTTTAATAGTCATACTTCAATATACTTAGTTTCAGATATATTTCAGATATACCTCATGGGGGGTGTAAATGTAGGATTCCCGTGGTATTTTGTGTTTTGATTCTAAAATACAGGGGTGTATCCAACACTGAGTCAATATTACAGGGGTGTTTACTGCCCTAAAGAAACTTTGATGCTTTTAGGAGAGAGATGAGAGCATTCACCTGAAGTATACTTGTCGGAGATTCACTTCGGGAATCCTTAAGATCATGGGATAACCCCTCATTGTTCATCGGGCTATCATCTGGCGATGATGATGGAGAGACATCAAGGCCAAGCCCGCTATAGATTTCAGCTTTCTTTTGAGTTGACAAATCTTCATTACCAACTTTGTTATGCAACTGGGGAGCTTTCTTGTCTGAGAGATTTGTTGGCTTCTTGACTATATCACTTTTTGAAGTGGAGTCTTCATCTGGATTTGTTTTCCCATTAGCTGCTGGAGTCTTCAGTGCTAGGGGCCTTCCTGATAGGGAAGTGGATGAAGAAGCTGATGAGGGTCGACGACCACCCTGCATAACAAGATGATGCATATTGCTTAGTCAAAGTAGAAATCAATGTGAGGAAAGCAATTATACTTGTTAATAAAacgagaaaatgacaaaaatggtcccttatctttgatatttggttcaaaatagtcccttaactatCAGTTgagcagttttggtcctttaactTTGCCAAAGTGAACATATTTGATCTCCGTCTGATATTTACCAAAGTTTGATTGTTCAATTTAAATGGAACTTTCTTGAAAATAGAAATATTTAACGAGAACTCACATTTGGAAGTACGGATTTTATGGTTTATGTTATTTTGTTTTGGTCTATTGGTCTATATGTCCACATAAAGTATCCACCACGGTTAATGGTTGTTCGAGCACCAAATATTACTACATGGGTCCGCCCCTGGGTCTGCGTACACTTaacctccccagaccccacattgtgggatttcactgggtatgttgttgttggtttctGAAACTTTGAAGGAAATTTTTGGTGTTGGATCTGACCAAATTGGACCAatctgagaaaaaaaaaaataaaaaaatcatgaagATGGACACTTATTGTTaaagtttcaagttaattataaatgaaacataactataaaaattatttttgttttttatttctaggcAATTAGAGTTTGGTAATTATTTGACACAAGCAACATAGGTTGTTGGTTTctgaaaagaaatttttgtctggtaaaaaaaaaaaaacagttttttgGCAAAAGTGTACAGttttaaaggaccaaaactactCAGTtgatacttaagggactatttttaaccTACTACCAACGATAAgagaccatttttgtcattttctcttaaTAAAAACATAGCAACATTAGAAGGTAGCTACCTCTGGGCGCAAATTGCTCGGTGATTTTGATATGTCATTGTGGTAGGCCTCTGGTGGAGTCTTTGTACAGGTCCAAGAAGGTGAACGCTGATAGGTAGGTAAAAACGAACCGTATCCACCAAATTTTGACCCTGCAAAAATATGGAAATCGATAGTCATTTATTCAAGGCACAAACACATCACTGCACAGTTCTGCATCTAAGAGTATTCCATTGTAAATACCCAAGTTCTCAGATGAAACTCCATCCTCAAAATCCTTTTGGAAATGTCCCAAAACATCTTGGAGTTTCTCATCCTTGAAAGAACAAGATAACAGCTATGTGAGAAGCTGGAAAGTGCATAATACAATTGTATGAACTGGCTGTTGCAACAGCTAGTTTTAGCCAGTAGAGAATAAAAGAAAGCCAAGATGGCCTGATAATCAAATGCAGAATGATACTTTTTGGTAAGTTCAATGACAAAAGTAATACTAAAAGCATAAACTTGGCGATGATTAAGTTTACAGTTTGATAAAGATCTGAGCAAAATATTAGTGAAGTAGAAAAATTAAGATGAAGCAAATAACAATATAAACTTAACAAATTACAATTTAATATGGTACAAGCAAGAAGTGACAGAGGTACACGAGTGTACTGTTAAATGAGCAAAGGATTCATGAAAAGAACCATTTCGCGGACAAATCTAGTTTGCGATTGGGGCGAAGTTTATGATTGATTATAACTGAGAAGCTGAAGTTTTAATCTTAGTTTAAAGTTAGAAATGTAATCTTAACCAACACTTATAGTCTAGTGAACTGTTGGGAATCTATCAGGTACATACTGGTTCAATTCCCACTCTCCCCCTTCTGTGGTTCCCTATGTAatatactacaacaacaacgtaACGACACCTTAATTGACTCGTCACTGACCATGTCGGTCCATTTAAGCTCATCTAAGACCTCTATTACACAAGATAAAAACAAAATGCATTCGAAGTTCTCTACAATAACTACACCTCAATAAATAGTCATTGACCATGTCATCCATTTAAGCTCATGCCAGACCACAATATTTacacaaaataaaaacaaaaggtACTAAAGGTTCTGTACATTTTCTGCTGGCATATATCCCTATGTAACACTGACCAACAAAAACGTAATCTTGGAAATGTAACTACACTAATTGAATCCTCACTGACCATGTCGGTCCATTTAAGCTCACCTCAGACCACTACTACACAAGATAAAAACAAAATGTATTCGAAGTTCTCTACAACAACTACACCTCAATAAATAGTCATTGACCATGTCATCCACATAAACTCATACCAGACCACTATTacacaaaataaaaacaaaaggtACTAAAGGTTCTCTACATTTTCTACTAATATATATTCCTATGTAACAttgattaataaaaatataatcttGGAAAGGTAACTACACCTCAATTTGAATCCTCACTGACCATGTCGGTCCATTTAAGCTCACCTCAGACCGCTACTACAGAAGATAAAAACAAAATGTATTCGCAGTTCTCTACAACAACTATGCCTCAATAAATAGTCATTGACCATGTCGCTCCATTTAAGCTCTTCTCAGACCACTATTAGACAACTATCAGAAGTTCACTACATTTTCTACCGATATATATCGCTATGTAACATTGATCAATAAAAATGTAATCTTAGAAAGTAAAACAGGAAGGAAAAAACACATACAATATAGGAGAGTGCAATATCAGGGTCAACAGTTGTATCATCACAAGCCTCTCCTTCTTCAAGCTTAGTTTCCTTCATCTCTATTTTAACACCAAATTCTAAAAATTAAccctttcttccatcccaactcACTATAGAAATCATTAAATAAAAACTGGAATTTCAAGAATCTCAAACCCCTtacttaaactaaaaaaaaaaaaaaaaaaaaaattaaaattaaatattttcacaaaattacAACATGAATTAACAAAACCCCATAAAAAGGAAATACAAAACTATCTTCAGAACCAAATCAAAATTGTAGAAAAAAtggaaattcaagaacacttacAAACACTCAAGCCccttgctttaaaaaaaaaaaaaaaaatccacctAGTTACAacataaaacaacaaaaacacagAAACAAAAAATTGCttcaaaaccaaatcaaaattGTAGAAaagttggaatttcaagaatACTCTCAAATCCCTTAATTCAgctcaaaaacaaaattaaaaataaaattttctctGACCAATTACAATATAGCAAAAACCAAGAAAACCCCACACTTTTTTTCTGCTCAACAAGATCAAAACAGTAGAaaagaacaatttttttaaccaaaaaactaacctttttttgacaataaataaattcaccaaaaaaaaaaaagaagaaaaaaatgggacccaaggaaaaaaaaaactttattttgaaaagctcaaagtattttaatttctaattatatttatgaagttTGGATCAAATTAGTGGGATCTAAATTTAGCTCAAAAAATgatgagagagaaaaaagagatgaaagagaaagaaagaagaaaagagagagaaaaagaacatGGTTTTGGTGTgtaatatttctattttttttttttttatttcattttgttcaggttaactgtttttttttttctaaaaagagaaagaaaaaactgTTTTTTGCCTTAACTGTAAAATGTGTTTTTTGTACTTCAAGGTTTTCTATTTTTACCTAAACTGTAAAAAGTTGGTCATGAGCTACCTCCCAACTGTTGAACAGTACCTTTCACCTTTGGCATATGTAGTCATTTTCACcaacccttttttctttttggattttaactgtttttttttttccttaaacgGTATATGCAATGGAGCCTGCCTATTTTAGTTCGCGCCGCATAGGATTTATTAAAGGAATTTCTCCTTATCTAGAATCTTCCCATATCCCGGGCTCGAAACTAAGATTTCGATTAAAGGAGTTTTTGATCTCATCCGTCGCATATATGCGTGGAGCCTTCTTTATATATGCATTGGAgccttttattttgattatatgTTGCGTATCgagatttttggttaaaaaaaaattctctcacCAGTTAATCTTTGATGATAGATTTTAAATGCTCATTATCTGATAAAGGATACCATTAGTTCAATATTTCACCGCATAAGATTCATTAAAGAAAAAAGTACTccctattaaaaaaaattattttcatggcttgaaATTAAGACGTAATTAAGGGTGCAGGGTATCATCCACTCTATCTATCCTTTGGTGGTCAATCACTTTCAGTAGTTCCACTATcactaaaatttatatttaatgAGTTGATCATTGAAATTCTTAGGTTGAAcacattatttttataaaattgagTTTAGTTAAACTGACGAGAAAAGGTTGCATCTGCTTGTAGCTTAACTTCTAGTCAGATTTTAATTATTGTTCTCTGATATTAGTAGAATTTAACAAAAAACTTAAATTATTTCAGCTCGtgaaaatttagttttttaagtttttacaAAATGTCACTGTAAGTGAAAAACACATGTACATGTCGAGATCAATAGCAGTCAATGAAGTAggtgaaaattttggaaatcaacatttaaaattcatttaaaaataaaaaatgttagGTATTTTTTTCAATCTATCTAAACGCCCTTAGTAGATAGAGTTATTATTTGTGCCAGTATTGATAGACAATAACAAATATTCTATGAATTAATTGAAGTGCTCTTAAGTGTTAATAAAAAAGTTTAACAACATCCAAGACCTTGCTTGTCGAGATCAATTTATGTGGACTAACTAATCTAGAAATACTTCTCCTAGTCAGTAGGCAAGAATCTCCATTTtaactaaatatataaatcttCTGACTGATGTTTCGTAGCCCAATTCTTTATTTATGCCAAAATGAGTAAACTTCCCACCACCGCGGaaccatttttttgtgcggattgtccttcaaacgcactggtctttaattttttgcctctcaaattgttggtctttaatttttgcgtTTCGCTTAAAAGAGTAGCTGAAATATTCTGAAATTATGTGTTTGAATCCCTGATCAGACAAAagtttgcccgaat contains:
- the LOC132050623 gene encoding cysteine-tryptophan domain-containing zinc finger protein 7-like isoform X3, encoding MKETKLEEGEACDDTTVDPDIALSYIDEKLQDVLGHFQKDFEDGVSSENLGSKFGGYGSFLPTYQRSPSWTCTKTPPEAYHNDISKSPSNLRPEGGRRPSSASSSTSLSGRPLALKTPAANGKTNPDEDSTSKSDIVKKPTNLSDKKAPQLHNKVGNEDLSTQKKAEIYSGLGLDVSPSSSPDDSPMNNEGLSHDLKDSRSESPTSILQIMTSYPLHDGLLLSPLSDDLICLTEKVKLWGKCGSQHMIQGNLENSVALVNGAHCAKNGSEDMKKKHVTDRYREFFGDIKAEEDDVETGLQEIHSPEMLKVSDAVGHKSLVERNSSIKERVNVGKTENPCPSGEYPILASNGPTSVDAWHTSQENPSIGVQAIDSSGKTRYGLKVSSTGTKQDGSQSSNFQENPNCRSSSGTSHSVDENFHQHLGLPNSSVVEKRRHKNKEKKISLDNHSDEDMKDAKIRDKYTNRNSANDSKKDLVSAKNPEAHISDVSMRMERCDSKNSLTKRKGSELRDSLTCNPQDSMEKICDDICRKEKKARVSKFDQKDTSTSYSPSVKAADSSKRDLCNLRPSIAVSSACPTSSPKRSSDGENNGFSNQSSIVKKDNACNGKSYDLEFSEADLEEKDVHRESGKSAAKLKAKTMVSGYATHQDADVNACKTENLDQGSDKDRKNDHQCQNSGSVSNGRRGSSSRHKEKKRAPKSDSDQNHMPLDEEKTAPGKNKSQERSDVGSDRFKKSSKKDPSGKLLDKNVKGDNQSRFGHHDDAEVRSDVKRQAALPDRDDQRLSKKLVTNKSEQIEVSSKSPLTRDQSETLVFKEPVPESERENGANLVAVDAFERERSNASRQNKKAKTHHGNLPNSTANKVRDLDVPSPARKDSSSQAATNAIKEATNLKHLADRLKNSGLSESTGIYFQAALKFLHGASLLELDSSKHGEVNQSRRIYSSTAKLCQFCGHEYEKLKDMAAAALAYKCMEVAHMRVIYSSQSDANRYRNELQTALQIFPPGTGS